Part of the Natrialbaceae archaeon AArc-T1-2 genome, CTCCGTCACCCGTGGGGACGTACGCCTCGAGGTCGTACTCAGGCAACAGCGGTCGGTCGAACGCCTCGATCCGGTCGCCGTAGCGCTCTCGCAGCGCCGTGAGGTCGTCGGTCTCGACCAGCGCTGCCCGCCACCGATCCCGACCCGACGAGAGCAAGACGAACCGGGCGTCGATCCCCTCGAGCAGGACGTCGGTGATACCGTAGAGGACCGCCGGGAGGTTGTCCGTCCCGAGCGGCGTCTCGGGGTAGACGACCGTCGCCCGACGGCGTTTTCCCGCCGCTCCGCTCGCCTCGAGCACCAGCGCCCGCTCGCGTTCGGTCACCGACAGCGACCACTCCATCGCCTCGAACGCCGCCGCCAGTTCGGACGCGAGCGTCTCCGTCGCGTACTGTGCCGAGACGTCGACACCGCGGGCGGACCGACAGATCAACTGCCGGAGCGTCGCCGTCCGGTCTCGGGCGTCTGCGAGCCTGGCGGCGAGTTCGTTCTCGAGCGAGTGCGTCGTCCGCTCGCCCCCGACGTCGGCGGGCGTGACGCCGAATGCACCGAGTACGTCGGCACACACGAGCACGTCCTCGGACGCCCGGGACCGATCCATGTGTGGCGGTTTGCCACCTGAAAGGTTATGTCTTCCGTCAGACAAAACGGCATGAGAACGGCGGATCGAACTTATCGACGTCGCGACGACTCGAGCTCGATGTCGGTATTCTCGAGCAGGTCTTCGACCTCCTCGCGTTTCTCCTGGTGTTCGGCGAGGAACTCCCGCATGAGCTGGGCGGCCTGTTCCTTGCAGTCGCCACAGAGGCGCTCGCCGCCGACGCACTCGTCGTAGACGCGTTTGGCGAACTCGTCGTCGTCGCCGGAAAGCAGGTAGGCGTACAGTTCGTAGACCGGACACTCGTCTGCTTTCCCGCCGAGTTCGCGCTGTTTTGCGGCGGTCTCTCGGCCGCCGGTCGTCGCCGCTTTCACCTTGTCGTAGCCCTCGTCGGGGTCGTCGAGCAGGGAGATGTGACTCGCCGGCTCCGAGGAGGACATCTTCCCACCAGTCAGCCCAGTCATGAACCGGTGGTAGATCGACGACGGCGGCAGGAAGCCGTAGCCGCCGTGGTCAAGTTCAATTTCACGGGCGAGTTCTTTAGCTTCCTGATAATGCATTCCAAATGCATCGATATGATTCTCGTAAACTCGCTTCTTACCGGGAATTGCTTCTATTAGTGCTGAAAACGCTTCTTCAGTTGCGTTTCGATTCAAGAACCGACGTCGGATTTGAAGTGGCTCTTTTCCTGAATTACGAAGTTTTGTGACGAGTGAGTCGAAGGTTTTTGTTGAGATACCTTCTGGAGGGAACGTCTCAACTGCGAAAAGATCGTCAAATACGCTTTCAGCCGATGGATCAGGAAGTCTGAGATTGTTGTCATCGTCGCGGAACGCATCTTTGATGAACAGACCGTCGGACCCTTCGGGTGATCCATGGGCTTCTGCTCCATGTGGGACCTTTTCTTGTAATTCAGCCTGCCGGGAACGATACTTGCTCAGTAACTCTGCTGCGAGGTCACATCGGATAGCTTCTGACTCGAGCCCCTGTGAGTGAGCAGATTCTTCGAGATTGCTGTATGCCCATTCCAACAGTTGGGATTCGGCGTCGGATTCAGTCTCGAAACTGGCAAATGCTTCTGTTACGCCAAAGTAACGCATCCGTTCGGCCAGGTCTCGAGCGAGCCGAACGTGGGGGTCTTGGTCGGCTCCGACGGGGATCACCGTCGGCTTCGGTTCGTCGACCACCTGCGGATAGAGGATGTCGGCCATCTGGGTGACGACCGACTGCATGTGCGAGACGTCCGTCTCGCCATCGAAGCCGTAGATCGCCTGGAACTCCGAGAAGTTCGCCTCCGCGCCGAGTTCGAACGCCAGATCCTGCAGCTCGCGGTTTGCGGACTGGCGATACAGCGTCCCCTCCTCTGGGTCAAAGCCAAGCGCCAGAAGCGACAGCAGGTAGTCCCGGGCGTGTTCGTCGATCTCCGCCCAGGTCATCCCGCGGGCCGCGTGGGCCTCGAGGTCGGCGATCAACGCGTAGGCGTCCCCGCCCTGTTGCTGGTGCCAGATGATCTCGTCGAAGACGAGCTTGTGGCCGATGTGGGGGTCGCCGGTGGGCATGAACCCCGAGAGCGCAGCAAAGGGGTCGTCGTTGGCCATCGCCTCGGCGACGGGTCGGTAGTCGCGGTGGCCGAAGATGACGCCCCGGCGCATCAGGTAGTGGGGAGTCGGGACCTCCTCGAGGAGGGCGTCGAACTCCTCGATGCCGAACTCCTCGAACAGTTTGCGGTAGTCGGAGACGCTCGAGGATCCCCAGGGATCGAGCGCGACGTCGTCAGCTCCTGCTGTCTCACCGTTAGCTCGCGGATCCCCGCCCCCGGATTCTTCGCGTGTCTCGTCTCCGGTCATTGGTTGCGATTTCGCGCCCCGTCGCGCAAAAATCTTTGTCTTCCCTGCCGTGACCTCCTCGAGATGGACCGTGGTCCAGCGCGGTCGCCCGTAACAGTGATTACGACGCCGCGTGGCTATCTCTGTACAGCTGTTCCGCCGCTTTGCGTTCGACACTCCGTACATGGACAACGCTCCACTTCATCCGAGGCGGTTCGTTCGGAACCTGCTCTCGTTGCGATATCGCGAGGTCACGATGACCGCCGCGACCGGAACCGTCGTCGCGCTGTCGATCGTGCTGTTTCCGGGCGTCGATAACGTCCTCGCCGGTATCGACGGCGGAGTCAGCGCCGGAACGCTACTCGTGTTGTTGCTCGTCGCGACGCTTTCCGGGGTCGTGAAAGGTGTCGTCGGCTTCGGTGCGTCGCTTCTGGCGACGCCGATTTTCGCGATCATCATCGATCCGACCGTCGCCGTCATCGTCCTCGCGGTGATGCCGTGGATGATGAATATCTTTCAGATCGGCGAGACCCGGACCGGGCTGGCGTACGTTCGTGAGGACTGGCCACTCGTCGTCCTCGCGATCGTCGGTACCGTACTCGGGCTGTATCTTCTCGCTTCGATCGAGCTGGGAGCGGCCGTCCCGTTTCTCATCGGCGTCTTACTCGTCGCCTACGTCGGCTACGAGATTCTGACCGGGTTCGTCACGATCGACGGGATCGACCACCCGGTGGTGAGCAGCGTCGTCGGCTTCTCCCACGGGTTTCTCATCGCCGTCTCGAACATGGGTCCGGTCCACCCCGCCTACCTGCACACGATCGAACGGGACATCGAACGCTACGTCGGAGGGCTGTCGATCGTCCTCGCCATCATCCTGTCGCTTCGGCTCGTGATGATGTATCCGCTTGGGCTGTTGACGCCGTACCGGCTGTGGCTCGGCTCGGCCATCGCGACCGCCTCGATCGGCGGACTGCTCCTCGGGACGGTCCTGCGTCGTCTCGGGCTCGACCAGTCGCTGTTCGACCGCGCGGTTATCGTGCTGTTGTGTGTCCTCGGGCTGAATCTACTGCGACAAACGGCTCCTGACGTCGTTCTTTGATACGGATTGCTGTACCGATGTCCCGGTGCAACCGCAGAACGGTCGCGGTTGCGCCGGGACAGACGTACAACGGTCCGTATGAGATCGCGTTTCGTCTCGACCGCGACTGACCCTGTGCCAACGTCGGGGCTCGAAAGCGGCGGGCTCGACGCTCTCGAGTTCGTCCGGCCACGTCGGATCGAGCCGTGCGATACGACTACGGCGGTCGTGGTGTCGGGCGTATCATTTCTTTCGAAAGACCGCCCAAACTACCGATTCGTGACGGTATCGTGTTCACGTGGTGTGTTCTCATAACGTACTACAACCGGCGAGATAGCAACCCACTTTAACCCGCGTTGCGAACGTTCTGCCATGACCGAGTACGTCATCATCGGGGACGGCATCTCTGGCAGTTCGGCTGCCGAGACGCTCCGGGAGGAGGACCCGGACGGGAACATCACCGTCATTACCGATGAGGGGGAGCCCCTGTACAATCGCATTCTGATCAAAGAACACGCGAAAGGAAAACTCCCCGAAGCACCCATCTCGATCCACGACGAGCAGTGGTACGAGGACCGGGATATCGATCTCTCGCTTTCTACTCACGTCACGACCGTCGACGTCGACGGGAAGGTCGTCGTCACCCACGAGGGCGAGCAGATTCCCTACGACAAGCTGCTGGTCGCAACCGGGGGGACGCCGACACAGCTGCCGGTGGCAAACAGCGACGCCGACGGGGTTCGTCACTTCTGGACGTTCGAGGACGCTCGCCGGATCCGCGAAGCTGCAGAGAACGCAGAACAAGCCGCCATCGTCGGTGCGGGGCTGCTCGGAATCGACTTCGCGGCGGTCTGTGGCGCACAGGGCGTCTCCGGGAAGTACCTGATGCGTGGCGACCGCTGGTGGCGCTATGCTCTCTCGGAAGACGGTGCCGAGATTATGCACGAAGGGATGCGCGAGAAAGGCGTCGAGCCCGTCTTCGACAGCGGTGTCGACCGCTTCGAGGTCGACGACGACGGCCACGTCACCGCTGCAATCGACCCCAACGGCGACCGGTACGAGTGTGACTGGGCCGGCGTCGCGATCGGACTCACGTTCAACACCGAGTACCTCCACGGCACCGGCATCGAGGAGGAAAACGGCATCCTCGTCGACGAGTACATGCAGACCAACCTCGAGGACATCTACGCCGCCGGCGACATTACGCGATTCCACGACGTCTTGCTCGGCGAGCGCGCCCAGAACGGCTCGTGGGGATCGGCCAAAGAACAGGGGCGAGTCGCCGCGGTCAACATGGCCGCCGACGACGAAGCCGAGGTGTTCGAGTGGGTCTCCTCGTACTCGATCACGCACTTCGACTTTCCGTTTCTCTCCTTTGGCCATCCCACGCTCGGCGACGACCACGCCGAACGCAAGTACTCGGATACCGAGTGGCGACGTATCGCCTTCAAAGACGGCAAGGTCGTCGGCGGCGTCCTCATCGGCGACCTCTCGCCTCAGAGTACGCTCAAACAGCTGATGCGTGACGGACGCGTCGTCGCCGATCAGAAGGAGGTCTTGCTCCAGCCCGAGATCGACCTCGACGACCTCGCGTCGCCCCCGCAGGAACAGTAGCGTCGCCGTTCTCGATCACCGATACCGCTCGGTATCGGCCATCGGTGGCAACGTCCGGAGCTGCTGGCCGACCGTCTCACGAAAAGAGTTAAGTCTGCGCGTGCTAGTATGTACCACGCCCAATGTCCTCAATCGACACTGCTTCCCGAACGCTGACGATTCGACGGACCGACTCGGTGCCCGCCGCCGCCCGAGTTCGACACGTCGACCA contains:
- a CDS encoding tryptophan--tRNA ligase, producing MTGDETREESGGGDPRANGETAGADDVALDPWGSSSVSDYRKLFEEFGIEEFDALLEEVPTPHYLMRRGVIFGHRDYRPVAEAMANDDPFAALSGFMPTGDPHIGHKLVFDEIIWHQQQGGDAYALIADLEAHAARGMTWAEIDEHARDYLLSLLALGFDPEEGTLYRQSANRELQDLAFELGAEANFSEFQAIYGFDGETDVSHMQSVVTQMADILYPQVVDEPKPTVIPVGADQDPHVRLARDLAERMRYFGVTEAFASFETESDAESQLLEWAYSNLEESAHSQGLESEAIRCDLAAELLSKYRSRQAELQEKVPHGAEAHGSPEGSDGLFIKDAFRDDDNNLRLPDPSAESVFDDLFAVETFPPEGISTKTFDSLVTKLRNSGKEPLQIRRRFLNRNATEEAFSALIEAIPGKKRVYENHIDAFGMHYQEAKELAREIELDHGGYGFLPPSSIYHRFMTGLTGGKMSSSEPASHISLLDDPDEGYDKVKAATTGGRETAAKQRELGGKADECPVYELYAYLLSGDDDEFAKRVYDECVGGERLCGDCKEQAAQLMREFLAEHQEKREEVEDLLENTDIELESSRRR
- a CDS encoding TSUP family transporter, whose translation is MDNAPLHPRRFVRNLLSLRYREVTMTAATGTVVALSIVLFPGVDNVLAGIDGGVSAGTLLVLLLVATLSGVVKGVVGFGASLLATPIFAIIIDPTVAVIVLAVMPWMMNIFQIGETRTGLAYVREDWPLVVLAIVGTVLGLYLLASIELGAAVPFLIGVLLVAYVGYEILTGFVTIDGIDHPVVSSVVGFSHGFLIAVSNMGPVHPAYLHTIERDIERYVGGLSIVLAIILSLRLVMMYPLGLLTPYRLWLGSAIATASIGGLLLGTVLRRLGLDQSLFDRAVIVLLCVLGLNLLRQTAPDVVL
- a CDS encoding NAD(P)/FAD-dependent oxidoreductase, yielding MTEYVIIGDGISGSSAAETLREEDPDGNITVITDEGEPLYNRILIKEHAKGKLPEAPISIHDEQWYEDRDIDLSLSTHVTTVDVDGKVVVTHEGEQIPYDKLLVATGGTPTQLPVANSDADGVRHFWTFEDARRIREAAENAEQAAIVGAGLLGIDFAAVCGAQGVSGKYLMRGDRWWRYALSEDGAEIMHEGMREKGVEPVFDSGVDRFEVDDDGHVTAAIDPNGDRYECDWAGVAIGLTFNTEYLHGTGIEEENGILVDEYMQTNLEDIYAAGDITRFHDVLLGERAQNGSWGSAKEQGRVAAVNMAADDEAEVFEWVSSYSITHFDFPFLSFGHPTLGDDHAERKYSDTEWRRIAFKDGKVVGGVLIGDLSPQSTLKQLMRDGRVVADQKEVLLQPEIDLDDLASPPQEQ